The candidate division WOR-3 bacterium genome contains a region encoding:
- the cheB gene encoding chemotaxis-specific protein-glutamate methyltransferase CheB, translating into MKKVLIVEDSVLMQRVIGDIIQSSGEFEVCGYARNVDEAWAKFNKCNPDVITLDYELPGENGLAFLQRVMSIRPTPVLMLSAHTHKGAEITINSLNLGAVDFFPKPSGPISIDLYDFKEELITKLRYVAQANLRPFLSAPRVVPSIKKVDFIVGIASSTGGVKALNFLLSSLNKNSGFKIIVVQHMPKFFTASLAMHLDEKSSLNIKEASNNDLILPDTVLIAPGGSHIKIHPSGKSVILSDEAPRYGLKPCADYLLESMADVYKDKAIGIVLTGMGHDGTKGLLKIKQLGGITIAQEPSEATIASMPQSAIDAGAVDYVLPLHLIVKKLTEMAGQ; encoded by the coding sequence ATGAAGAAAGTGTTGATTGTTGAAGATTCTGTATTGATGCAGAGGGTGATCGGAGATATTATTCAATCGTCTGGTGAATTTGAAGTATGCGGATATGCCCGGAATGTTGACGAAGCGTGGGCAAAGTTTAATAAATGTAATCCTGATGTTATAACCCTGGATTATGAATTACCCGGGGAAAACGGACTTGCATTTCTGCAAAGGGTTATGTCTATTAGACCAACCCCGGTTCTGATGCTTTCTGCACATACCCATAAAGGGGCAGAAATTACAATAAATTCTCTCAATTTAGGCGCAGTTGATTTTTTCCCGAAACCTTCGGGTCCTATCTCTATCGATCTCTATGACTTCAAAGAAGAATTGATTACAAAATTAAGATATGTTGCACAGGCAAATCTGCGTCCATTTTTATCAGCACCTCGGGTTGTTCCAAGTATAAAGAAAGTTGATTTTATAGTCGGCATTGCATCTTCTACTGGCGGGGTAAAGGCTTTGAATTTTTTACTTTCATCTTTAAATAAAAATTCTGGTTTTAAGATCATTGTTGTGCAACACATGCCTAAATTCTTTACAGCCAGTCTGGCGATGCATCTTGACGAGAAATCAAGCCTTAATATAAAAGAGGCATCAAACAATGATTTAATACTACCGGATACAGTCCTAATTGCACCAGGTGGTAGTCATATAAAAATACATCCATCTGGTAAGTCGGTCATTTTGAGCGATGAGGCTCCCAGGTATGGGTTAAAACCATGTGCGGATTATCTTCTTGAATCAATGGCGGATGTATACAAAGATAAAGCAATCGGGATTGTCCTTACTGGTATGGGGCACGATGGAACAAAAGGCTTATTGAAGATAAAACAACTGGGAGGAATAACGATTGCCCAGGAGCCTTCAGAGGCAACAATTGCAAGTATGCCTCAATCAGCAATTGATGCTGGTGCTGTTGATTATGTTTTACCTTTACATCTTATTGTAAAAAAACTTACGGAAATGGCAGGACAATGA
- a CDS encoding chemotaxis protein CheD: MTNEIRVGIGEVKVVRGDVILSAYGVGSCVVLALYEPKTRTGGLAHILLPHGADGSFKHPRGAIEELLKHFSNMGVDRSQILAKIAGGSTMFGELLQTSIGERNVLETKEQLKRYSIPLVAEDVHGNWGRTIFFYVNTGEVLIKSYRHGEKKI; encoded by the coding sequence ATGACGAACGAGATCAGAGTGGGTATTGGTGAGGTAAAGGTAGTCAGGGGAGATGTGATACTTTCTGCCTATGGTGTTGGATCCTGTGTAGTTCTTGCACTATATGAACCAAAAACCCGTACCGGTGGATTAGCCCATATTCTTCTACCCCATGGTGCCGATGGTAGTTTCAAACATCCCAGAGGTGCGATTGAGGAGTTGCTTAAACATTTTTCCAATATGGGAGTCGACCGGAGCCAAATCCTCGCAAAGATAGCAGGTGGTTCAACGATGTTTGGTGAATTATTACAAACATCAATTGGTGAGAGGAATGTCCTTGAAACTAAAGAACAATTGAAAAGATATTCAATACCGCTTGTTGCTGAGGATGTTCATGGTAACTGGGGAAGGACAATATTTTTCTATGTAAATACTGGTGAGGTTTTAATAAAATCATATCGTCATGGGGAAAAGAAGATTTGA
- a CDS encoding protein-glutamate O-methyltransferase CheR, giving the protein MDNNFHNLIKFIEEKTGFKCHSYKERPLIRRIRVRMRAVGLNEFSDYYEYLNRNPDELKKLLSVITINLSYFFRNFETFDYLKTDILPKFAKSEKVVFWSAGCAQGEEAYSLAIIASEADIIEKTIIYATDIDDDALKKGEQGIYSTAVFEYTPSEYLIKYFVKYDGDYKIKDNIKSFVKFFHLDLFDNFPYGPCDLIMCRNVLIYMSRSAQSDLVRRFYEILKPGGYLVIGKVELLLGIPEAKFFNIVNRTERVYQKVTS; this is encoded by the coding sequence GTGGACAATAATTTTCATAATCTGATAAAATTTATTGAAGAAAAGACTGGTTTTAAATGTCACAGTTATAAAGAAAGACCTTTAATAAGACGTATAAGGGTCCGGATGCGAGCGGTTGGATTGAATGAATTTTCCGATTATTATGAATATCTTAATAGAAATCCTGACGAACTTAAAAAACTACTCAGTGTAATAACCATAAATCTCTCTTATTTTTTCAGAAATTTTGAGACATTTGATTATCTAAAGACAGATATTTTACCAAAATTTGCCAAAAGTGAAAAAGTTGTTTTCTGGAGCGCAGGCTGTGCCCAGGGCGAAGAGGCATATTCATTGGCTATAATTGCTTCTGAAGCAGATATCATAGAAAAGACCATAATTTATGCTACTGATATCGATGATGATGCATTAAAAAAAGGAGAGCAAGGAATTTATTCGACAGCGGTATTTGAGTATACGCCGTCAGAATATCTTATTAAATATTTTGTAAAATACGACGGAGATTATAAAATTAAGGATAATATTAAATCATTTGTTAAATTTTTCCATCTTGATTTATTTGATAACTTTCCATATGGTCCCTGTGATTTGATTATGTGTCGCAATGTCTTGATATATATGAGCAGAAGCGCTCAATCCGACCTGGTCCGCAGGTTCTATGAAATTCTCAAACCCGGTGGTTATCTTGTGATAGGTAAGGTTGAATTACTTCTTGGTATACCTGAAGCAAAATTTTTTAATATTGTGAACAGGACAGAGCGTGTATACCAGAAGGTCACCTCATGA
- a CDS encoding tetratricopeptide repeat protein, giving the protein MAIKGSLSEATLPDVIQLLSFSLRSGCLSVTDGKNFGNIFIKDGKIIYATLLNRKDRLGDILLRKQVIDESALKSALEEQKRTNKRIGEILVENGYITKEILEKELANQIAETIFTMLTWETGYFNFEADLLPGNEEFLVQLSPQELLLEGARRIDEWRKLEKRLPSFESILAVKKDYSEIPLTQEELKVLQLIDGNRTIDDILKLSEFDFFETCRTIYALISAGIVEKPEKTEVAKKAIGDINEYKNLGYAFFKTGMYDEAEREFRKALEIAPDNAESLMYCGLIELKRKNFEKAEDLLKKAAEIERNPAILNNLGYLFSKKGDFDRAQTELSQALELSPDDPRINCNLGIVFFNRNELEQAENLFKKVIERKPEFITPYIFLSLIYIKLSDIQRAVDFLKECIDKFPRLAVFKNNLAVIYESLDLPEEAERLYRQAINDEPQNNKICRNLADFYYESQILGAAKEFYERIPEEERDWETLFKLGNILMRLGDADGALNNWEKARKLNPTNTIIIQNIELLKKSRGQ; this is encoded by the coding sequence ATGGCGATAAAAGGTTCATTAAGTGAAGCAACCCTACCTGATGTAATTCAGCTCTTAAGTTTTTCGTTGAGGTCTGGTTGTCTGTCGGTCACCGATGGGAAGAATTTTGGAAATATTTTTATCAAAGATGGAAAAATTATTTACGCTACATTATTGAATAGAAAAGACCGTCTGGGTGATATACTTTTGCGCAAACAGGTCATAGACGAATCTGCTCTAAAATCCGCGCTTGAAGAACAAAAAAGAACAAATAAAAGGATAGGGGAGATTCTCGTTGAAAATGGATATATTACAAAAGAAATTCTTGAGAAAGAACTTGCCAACCAAATAGCAGAAACGATATTCACTATGCTCACCTGGGAAACAGGCTATTTCAATTTTGAAGCCGATTTATTGCCAGGAAACGAAGAATTTCTTGTCCAACTATCACCCCAGGAACTCTTGCTTGAGGGTGCAAGGCGTATAGATGAGTGGCGTAAACTGGAAAAAAGATTGCCTTCATTTGAATCAATCCTTGCAGTAAAGAAAGATTACAGCGAAATACCATTGACACAAGAGGAATTGAAAGTCTTACAATTGATTGATGGAAATCGTACAATTGACGACATTTTAAAATTATCTGAATTTGACTTTTTTGAGACTTGCCGCACAATCTATGCTCTGATTTCAGCAGGAATTGTAGAAAAACCTGAAAAGACAGAGGTTGCAAAGAAGGCGATAGGTGATATAAATGAGTATAAAAATCTCGGATATGCATTTTTTAAAACCGGTATGTATGATGAAGCCGAACGGGAATTCAGAAAGGCATTAGAGATAGCCCCGGATAATGCCGAATCACTTATGTATTGCGGTCTAATTGAATTGAAAAGAAAAAATTTTGAAAAGGCTGAGGATCTTTTGAAGAAAGCAGCAGAGATAGAAAGGAATCCTGCAATATTGAATAATTTAGGTTATCTGTTTAGTAAAAAAGGAGATTTTGATCGAGCCCAGACGGAGCTCAGTCAAGCCCTTGAATTATCACCAGACGATCCCAGGATAAATTGTAATTTGGGTATTGTTTTCTTTAATCGTAATGAATTAGAACAGGCAGAGAATTTATTTAAAAAAGTGATTGAAAGAAAACCAGAATTTATTACTCCATATATTTTTCTTTCCTTAATATATATAAAGTTAAGTGATATCCAACGGGCTGTTGATTTTCTCAAAGAGTGCATTGATAAATTTCCACGCCTTGCCGTATTTAAAAATAACCTTGCAGTTATTTATGAATCACTTGATTTACCTGAAGAAGCAGAACGTCTTTATCGCCAGGCCATCAACGATGAACCTCAGAATAATAAGATATGCCGAAATCTTGCGGATTTTTATTATGAATCACAGATTCTTGGAGCGGCAAAGGAATTTTATGAGAGAATCCCGGAAGAAGAAAGAGATTGGGAAACTCTGTTTAAATTGGGTAATATACTGATGAGGCTTGGTGATGCTGACGGGGCTTTAAATAACTGGGAAAAGGCGAGGAAATTAAACCCTACAAATACAATAATTATCCAGAATATTGAATTGTTAAAGAAGTCTCGTGGACAATAA